A genomic segment from Amphiura filiformis chromosome 10, Afil_fr2py, whole genome shotgun sequence encodes:
- the LOC140162582 gene encoding dehydrogenase/reductase SDR family member 11-like isoform X3: MSDRWVGRVALVTGASAGIGAAIAKRFAQLGLKVVGCARNIDKIKTLEDELQKSKASGSVHAIKCDVSQETEVLSMFKEIKEKYGGVDVCVNNAGLNHATSIIDGKTEDWKHIFDVNVLGLSICTREAVKSMRERNVDDGHIIHLNSTLGHWVLPISTIHLYSASKHAVTALTEGLRQELREIKSHIRVTSISPGVTKTEFSCRTHGQEKGQKMYESLPCLQADDIVDAVVYALQAPPHVQVHDILMRNVEEA; this comes from the exons ATGTCAGATCGTTGGGTTGGTAGAGTGGCTCTGGTGACTGGTGCATCTGCTGGTATTGGTGCTGCTATTGCCAAACGATTTGCTCAGTTGGGGCTGAAAGTCGTCGGATGTGCCAGAAATATCGacaagataaag ACGCTTGAAGATGAATTACAGAAGTCCAAAGCATCTGGTTCCGTCCATGCCATTAAATGTGACGTATCACAAGAGACGGAAGTCCTGTCTATGTTCAAGGAAATCAAAGAGAAATATGGCGGAGTTGATGTGTGTGTTAATAACGCAGGCTTAAATCATGCAACATCGATCATAGATGGAAAGACAGAGGACTGGAAACATATATTTGAT GTCAATGTGTTGGGGTTGTCAATATGTACGAGAGAAGCTGTCAAGTCTATGAGAGAAAGGAATGTGGATGATGGACATATCATTCATTTAAATAG CACGTTAGGTCATTGGGTTCTACCTATAAGTACGATACATTTGTACAGCGCCAGTAAACATGCAGTGACTGCTCTAACAGAAGGTTTACGCCAAGAATTACGGGAAATTAAATCTCACATTAGAGTCACG AGCATTTCTCCGGGAGTTACCAAAACGGAATTTTCATGTCGAACTCACGGCCAGGAGAAAGGTCAAAAGATGTACGAATCATTACCT TGTCTTCAAGCAGATGATATTGTGGACGCAGTGGTCTACGCCCTACAAGCACCACCTCATGTACAG